One Pseudanabaena sp. BC1403 genomic region harbors:
- a CDS encoding transposase, with the protein MRLLESLKYPLSRLQKILVDKGFSGEDITQWVKDNFDCIWEVSTRAEEQKGFVVESKRWVVERTFAWIGKYRRLSKDCEFYENISEPFIYLALIRKMLGNPTAVNS; encoded by the coding sequence ATGCGACTATTAGAAAGTCTGAAATATCCACTGAGCCGATTACAAAAAATATTAGTTGACAAGGGATTCTCTGGTGAGGACATAACCCAGTGGGTTAAAGACAACTTTGATTGCATTTGGGAAGTAAGCACAAGGGCTGAAGAGCAGAAAGGTTTTGTGGTGGAATCAAAGCGTTGGGTAGTGGAGAGAACCTTTGCTTGGATAGGTAAATATCGCAGGCTGAGCAAGGATTGTGAATTTTATGAGAATATCTCAGAGCCCTTTATTTACCTAGCTTTGATCCGCAAGATGCTTGGAAATCCTACTGCTGTCAATTCTTAA
- a CDS encoding DUF4157 domain-containing protein, with translation MERAKAQPNLLEILIRNSQATQTTESQAPVQSNTIQAKSDTTGDRPDLSKEQRPNETGMPDALKAGVESLSGYSLDDVRVHYNSPKPAQLQALAYTQGTEIHVASGQEKHLPHEAWHVVQQKQGRVQPTLQMKRGVNINDNDGLEKEADVMGNMAWEKYSHTDSIDSVQLKKPIMNSSFSIVQRQWKPKEMKKLAAMSEKERTKYLITTKYGEVDDVVSYYLEHLDQAVSELALVLTCYYEVDEKERMEILEKFQIKVNKNTQIDEVVENSIAKANNAIKSKDDEGKAISSIKGGALTSIRDDFGDLSPSLSSEGRKDKLNLASSFGDFLGVQPLPQEFQNTPMITLFRRVKSSNLKSLAPGNEIDEIVPFSTSWEEGFVRKWSPTEGVIFEFEIPVTYPALFQSRRPGAQVKPEAPEGMNEKQAEVTLIQSRFKVLSPGENRNGEIFVKVSIEPLSLDIARNQHEAMNKMTDNERRMVAQQQGEDAVTEPTDMQIQIKDQLAQKESEIAKVIELAKKASQQQIRHVKKRIEEIDEKHQQNLPSILGVGYSVIKGFDTLNDSSPELLATLIRRLFSPEYLVDSKLPAKHTVGFLFIILNEFQKVFKN, from the coding sequence ATGGAACGAGCAAAAGCGCAGCCCAACTTGTTGGAAATTCTCATCCGCAATTCTCAAGCAACACAGACGACTGAATCCCAAGCACCTGTTCAGTCAAACACGATACAAGCGAAAAGCGATACAACAGGCGATCGCCCAGATTTATCCAAGGAGCAGCGCCCCAACGAAACGGGTATGCCAGATGCTCTCAAAGCAGGGGTAGAAAGCCTATCGGGATATTCCTTAGATGATGTCAGGGTTCATTATAATTCGCCCAAACCTGCCCAATTACAGGCACTCGCTTATACCCAAGGCACAGAGATTCATGTAGCATCAGGGCAAGAAAAACATTTGCCTCATGAAGCCTGGCATGTGGTACAGCAAAAGCAAGGACGGGTGCAGCCGACCTTGCAAATGAAGAGAGGAGTGAATATTAATGATAATGATGGATTGGAAAAGGAAGCTGATGTGATGGGAAATATGGCTTGGGAGAAATATTCACATACAGACTCAATTGATTCTGTTCAACTTAAAAAACCTATCATGAATTCATCTTTCAGTATTGTACAACGCCAGTGGAAGCCAAAAGAGATGAAAAAACTGGCAGCAATGAGTGAGAAAGAACGAACAAAATACCTTATTACTACGAAATATGGAGAGGTTGATGATGTGGTTTCTTATTATCTAGAACATCTAGATCAGGCAGTTAGTGAATTAGCGCTTGTACTAACTTGTTATTATGAAGTTGATGAAAAAGAGCGAATGGAAATCCTTGAAAAATTTCAGATAAAAGTAAATAAGAACACTCAAATTGACGAGGTTGTTGAGAATAGTATAGCAAAAGCAAACAACGCAATAAAATCTAAAGATGATGAAGGTAAAGCGATAAGTTCGATCAAAGGTGGAGCACTAACTTCAATTCGTGATGATTTTGGTGACTTGAGTCCCTCCTTGTCAAGTGAAGGTCGGAAAGACAAACTGAATCTTGCCTCCAGCTTTGGAGACTTTTTAGGGGTACAACCATTACCTCAAGAGTTTCAAAATACACCTATGATCACACTTTTTAGACGTGTAAAATCTTCTAATCTTAAAAGCCTAGCTCCAGGCAATGAAATTGATGAAATTGTTCCTTTTTCAACATCTTGGGAAGAAGGTTTTGTTCGTAAATGGAGCCCAACTGAAGGAGTGATTTTTGAGTTCGAGATACCTGTAACATATCCTGCTCTTTTTCAATCAAGACGCCCAGGAGCACAAGTTAAACCAGAAGCTCCGGAAGGGATGAACGAGAAACAGGCAGAAGTTACCTTAATACAAAGCAGGTTTAAGGTACTTAGCCCAGGTGAGAATCGTAATGGAGAAATATTCGTAAAGGTAAGTATTGAGCCATTAAGCCTTGATATAGCTAGGAATCAGCATGAAGCAATGAACAAGATGACAGATAATGAACGTAGAATGGTTGCTCAACAACAGGGTGAAGACGCTGTCACAGAACCTACAGACATGCAAATACAAATTAAAGACCAACTAGCTCAGAAAGAATCCGAGATAGCTAAAGTAATTGAACTTGCAAAAAAAGCAAGTCAGCAGCAAATTAGGCACGTTAAGAAAAGAATTGAGGAAATTGATGAGAAGCATCAACAGAATTTACCAAGTATTCTTGGCGTTGGATACAGTGTCATAAAAGGTTTTGACACCTTAAACGATTCCAGTCCAGAATTACTGGCCACCTTAATTCGTAGATTATTTTCTCCAGAGTACTTAGTTGATTCAAAACTACCAGCTAAACATACGGTAGGTTTTCTTTTTATAATTTTAAATGAATTTCAGAAAGTATTTAAGAATTGA